One window of the Saccopteryx bilineata isolate mSacBil1 chromosome 2, mSacBil1_pri_phased_curated, whole genome shotgun sequence genome contains the following:
- the CCDC62 gene encoding coiled-coil domain-containing protein 62 isoform X3, translated as MRTETAFHCFVVYRVTAGNRFFADLSDGAHEPPGPDLETSGELCQPRCTRCVESQLPASARAAAEVSRDPERPLGDAVGLGGRARAAGRAVWVGLLGLAEDVGSGARIPPPSAAASDRRVYGVSKNIGSEVEVSTIERQRKELQLLIGELKDRDKELNDMVAVHQRQLLSWEEDRQKVLTLEERCSKLEGELHKRTEIIRSLTKKVKTLESNQTECQTALQRTQLQLQEMAQKATHSSLLSEDLEARNQNLSNTLVELSAQVGQLQAREQALTTMIKLKDKDIIEAVNHIADCSGKFKLLEHALRDAKMVETCIMKEKQDCKQKLKTLKTEISKLKAEREKRKDELLDIAKSKQERTSAELHNLRRIYVKQQSDLQFLNFNVENSQEFIHIYNSKMEEAKALESSREMYLSDLENNHPKVDIKRERSQKSPVKDPKFETTFVQQNRTDKSSCDVCREKKPQVNTSSGEKGVISVSALFTKDLTETQKSWSLGEKLQIEPENKSTLCKFHEKSSRQNGIGVQCEERRLSETSSSSDEKQWHDVSVYLGLANSSTARRPEKLDAEGRDHARGLGASCCYRSEACLGDSGACELRCCHPSNLIIEAPGQMSDVEWMSIFKPSKLQRVVRHRSVCTCSESAAGTKYNSSTSELIAIQHSHCLGSALREDEKLVETESSFDKNSTEILSGNKDCALPSEKDDFSPTSKLQRLLAESRQMVTDLELSTLLPVGSESLNSTAKKNLDVSEESAQKNTSQ; from the exons ATGCGGACAGAAACAGCCTTTCATTGCTTCGTCGTTTACCGGGTAACTGCAGGGAACCGGTTCTTTGCGGACTTGAGTGATGGAGCGCACGAGCCCCCAGGCCCCGACTTGGAAACGTCGGGAGAGCTGTGCCAGCCACGCTGCACGCGGTGTGTAGAGAGCCAGCTTCCCGCGTCGGCTCGCGCGGCCGCCGAGGTATCGCGAGATCCGGAGCGGCCCCTCGGCGACGCCGTAGGCTTGGGCGGACGCGCGCGTGCCGCTGGGCGGGCGGTTTGGGTGGGCTTGCTTGGGCTGGCCGAGGACGTGGGTTCCGGGGCGCGGATTCCGCCCCCCTCCGCCGCCGCTTCGGACAGGCGCGTCTATGGCGTTTCTAAG AACATCGGGTCGGAAGTTGAGGTTTCCACTATCGAAAGGCAACGGAAAGAGCTGCAGCTGCTCATTGGAGAACTGAAAGATCGTGATAAAGAGCTCAATGACATGGTTGCAGTACATCAGAGGCAACTTCTGTCATGGGAAGAGGATCGGCAGAAAGTGCTGACCCTGGAAGAGCGTTGCAGCAAATTAGAAG GTGAACTACATAAAAGAACTGAAATAATCAGGTCACTCACGAAGAAGGTGAAAACCCTTGAATCTAATCAGACGGAATGCCAGACAGCTCTTCAGAGGACTCAGCTGCAGCTTCAGGAAATGGCGCAGAAGGCAACgcactcctctctcctctctgaggaCCTTGAG GCTAGAAATCAGAATCTCAGCAATACATTAGTGGAACTTTCTGCGCAGGTAGGACAATTGCAAGCTCGAGAGCAGGCTCTGACGACAATGATAAAACTAAAG gacaaaGATATTATTGAGGCAGTTAACCACATTGCAGACTGCTCGGGTAAATTTAAATTGTTAGAGCATGCCTTACGCGATGCCAAGATGGTGGAGACTTGTATTATGAAAGAAAAGCAAGACTGTAAGCAGAAATTGAAGACCCTTAAGACTGAAATCAGTAAACTAAAAG cagagagagagaagaggaaagacgAATTACTTGATATTGCAAAGTCAAAGCAGGAACGCACGAGCGCGGAGCTGCACAACTTGAGACGG ATTTACGTAAAACAACAGAGTGATCTGCAGTTTCTTAATTTCAATGTGGAAAATTCTCAGGAATTCATACACATATATAACTCAAAGATGGAGGAAGCAAAGGCCCTGGAGTCCAG CAGAGAGATGTATTTATCTGACCTTGAAAATAACCACCCAAAAGTCGATATtaagagggagagaagtcagaagtcacCAGTGAAGGACCCAAAATTTGAGACCACGTTTGTTCAGCAGAATAGGACAGACAAGAGCTCTTGTGatgtgtgcagagagaagaaaccaCAAGTTAATACTTCATCTGGGGAAAAAGGTGTCATTTCTGTCTCTGCTTTGTTTACAAAAGACTTAACGGAGACACAAAAGTCTTGGTCTCTGGGAGAAAAACTCCAGATTGAACCCGAAAATAAAAGTACATTGTGCAAGTTCCATGAAAAATCCTCCAGACAGAACGGGATAGGAGTTCAGTGTGAAGAGAGGCGGCTCTCAGAGACCTCGTCCTCATCTGACGAGAAGCAGTGGCACGATGTCAGTGTTTACCTGGGCCTGGCCAACTCCTCCACTGCCAGACGGCCGGAGAAGCTGGATGCCGAAGGCCGAGATCACGCGCGGGGGTTGGGGGCCTCGTGCTGTTACAGAAGTGAGGCCTGTCTGGGTGACAGCGGTGCATGTGAGCTCCGGTGCTGCCACCCGAGTAACCTCATCATTGAGGCCCCAGGCCAGATGTCCGACGTTGAGTGGATGAGTATTTTCAAGCCTTCCAAACTGCAGAGAGTCGTCCGCCACAGGTCTGTGTGCACGTGTTCAGAAAGCGCCGCTGGGACAAAATACAACTCCTCCACCAG TGAGCTAATTGCCATCCAACATTCCCACTGTTTGGGCTCTGCCCTGAGAGAGGATGAGAAGTTGGTAGAGACAGAGTCCTCTTTTGATAAGAACTCAACTGAGATTTTGTCTGGGAACAAAGACTGTGCGTTGCCCAGTGAGAAG
- the CCDC62 gene encoding coiled-coil domain-containing protein 62 isoform X1, whose protein sequence is MRTETAFHCFVVYRVTAGNRFFADLSDGAHEPPGPDLETSGELCQPRCTRCVESQLPASARAAAEVSRDPERPLGDAVGLGGRARAAGRAVWVGLLGLAEDVGSGARIPPPSAAASDRRVYGVSKNIGSEVEVSTIERQRKELQLLIGELKDRDKELNDMVAVHQRQLLSWEEDRQKVLTLEERCSKLEGELHKRTEIIRSLTKKVKTLESNQTECQTALQRTQLQLQEMAQKATHSSLLSEDLEARNQNLSNTLVELSAQVGQLQAREQALTTMIKLKDKDIIEAVNHIADCSGKFKLLEHALRDAKMVETCIMKEKQDCKQKLKTLKTEISKLKEDLNEKTTENNEQREEIIRLKQEKSCLEDELVFTAEREKRKDELLDIAKSKQERTSAELHNLRRIYVKQQSDLQFLNFNVENSQEFIHIYNSKMEEAKALESSREMYLSDLENNHPKVDIKRERSQKSPVKDPKFETTFVQQNRTDKSSCDVCREKKPQVNTSSGEKGVISVSALFTKDLTETQKSWSLGEKLQIEPENKSTLCKFHEKSSRQNGIGVQCEERRLSETSSSSDEKQWHDVSVYLGLANSSTARRPEKLDAEGRDHARGLGASCCYRSEACLGDSGACELRCCHPSNLIIEAPGQMSDVEWMSIFKPSKLQRVVRHRSVCTCSESAAGTKYNSSTSELIAIQHSHCLGSALREDEKLVETESSFDKNSTEILSGNKDCALPSEKDDFSPTSKLQRLLAESRQMVTDLELSTLLPVGSESLNSTAKKNLDVSEESAQKNTSQ, encoded by the exons ATGCGGACAGAAACAGCCTTTCATTGCTTCGTCGTTTACCGGGTAACTGCAGGGAACCGGTTCTTTGCGGACTTGAGTGATGGAGCGCACGAGCCCCCAGGCCCCGACTTGGAAACGTCGGGAGAGCTGTGCCAGCCACGCTGCACGCGGTGTGTAGAGAGCCAGCTTCCCGCGTCGGCTCGCGCGGCCGCCGAGGTATCGCGAGATCCGGAGCGGCCCCTCGGCGACGCCGTAGGCTTGGGCGGACGCGCGCGTGCCGCTGGGCGGGCGGTTTGGGTGGGCTTGCTTGGGCTGGCCGAGGACGTGGGTTCCGGGGCGCGGATTCCGCCCCCCTCCGCCGCCGCTTCGGACAGGCGCGTCTATGGCGTTTCTAAG AACATCGGGTCGGAAGTTGAGGTTTCCACTATCGAAAGGCAACGGAAAGAGCTGCAGCTGCTCATTGGAGAACTGAAAGATCGTGATAAAGAGCTCAATGACATGGTTGCAGTACATCAGAGGCAACTTCTGTCATGGGAAGAGGATCGGCAGAAAGTGCTGACCCTGGAAGAGCGTTGCAGCAAATTAGAAG GTGAACTACATAAAAGAACTGAAATAATCAGGTCACTCACGAAGAAGGTGAAAACCCTTGAATCTAATCAGACGGAATGCCAGACAGCTCTTCAGAGGACTCAGCTGCAGCTTCAGGAAATGGCGCAGAAGGCAACgcactcctctctcctctctgaggaCCTTGAG GCTAGAAATCAGAATCTCAGCAATACATTAGTGGAACTTTCTGCGCAGGTAGGACAATTGCAAGCTCGAGAGCAGGCTCTGACGACAATGATAAAACTAAAG gacaaaGATATTATTGAGGCAGTTAACCACATTGCAGACTGCTCGGGTAAATTTAAATTGTTAGAGCATGCCTTACGCGATGCCAAGATGGTGGAGACTTGTATTATGAAAGAAAAGCAAGACTGTAAGCAGAAATTGAAGACCCTTAAGACTGAAATCAGTAAACTAAAAG AAGAtctaaatgaaaagacaacagaaaataaCGAACAACGGGAAGAGATCATTCGCCTCAAGCAAGAGAAGAGTTGCCTGGAAGATGAATTGGTTTTTACtg cagagagagagaagaggaaagacgAATTACTTGATATTGCAAAGTCAAAGCAGGAACGCACGAGCGCGGAGCTGCACAACTTGAGACGG ATTTACGTAAAACAACAGAGTGATCTGCAGTTTCTTAATTTCAATGTGGAAAATTCTCAGGAATTCATACACATATATAACTCAAAGATGGAGGAAGCAAAGGCCCTGGAGTCCAG CAGAGAGATGTATTTATCTGACCTTGAAAATAACCACCCAAAAGTCGATATtaagagggagagaagtcagaagtcacCAGTGAAGGACCCAAAATTTGAGACCACGTTTGTTCAGCAGAATAGGACAGACAAGAGCTCTTGTGatgtgtgcagagagaagaaaccaCAAGTTAATACTTCATCTGGGGAAAAAGGTGTCATTTCTGTCTCTGCTTTGTTTACAAAAGACTTAACGGAGACACAAAAGTCTTGGTCTCTGGGAGAAAAACTCCAGATTGAACCCGAAAATAAAAGTACATTGTGCAAGTTCCATGAAAAATCCTCCAGACAGAACGGGATAGGAGTTCAGTGTGAAGAGAGGCGGCTCTCAGAGACCTCGTCCTCATCTGACGAGAAGCAGTGGCACGATGTCAGTGTTTACCTGGGCCTGGCCAACTCCTCCACTGCCAGACGGCCGGAGAAGCTGGATGCCGAAGGCCGAGATCACGCGCGGGGGTTGGGGGCCTCGTGCTGTTACAGAAGTGAGGCCTGTCTGGGTGACAGCGGTGCATGTGAGCTCCGGTGCTGCCACCCGAGTAACCTCATCATTGAGGCCCCAGGCCAGATGTCCGACGTTGAGTGGATGAGTATTTTCAAGCCTTCCAAACTGCAGAGAGTCGTCCGCCACAGGTCTGTGTGCACGTGTTCAGAAAGCGCCGCTGGGACAAAATACAACTCCTCCACCAG TGAGCTAATTGCCATCCAACATTCCCACTGTTTGGGCTCTGCCCTGAGAGAGGATGAGAAGTTGGTAGAGACAGAGTCCTCTTTTGATAAGAACTCAACTGAGATTTTGTCTGGGAACAAAGACTGTGCGTTGCCCAGTGAGAAG
- the CCDC62 gene encoding coiled-coil domain-containing protein 62 isoform X2 translates to MRTETAFHCFVVYRVTAGNRFFADLSDGAHEPPGPDLETSGELCQPRCTRCVESQLPASARAAAEVSRDPERPLGDAVGLGGRARAAGRAVWVGLLGLAEDVGSGARIPPPSAAASDRRVYGVSKNIGSEVEVSTIERQRKELQLLIGELKDRDKELNDMVAVHQRQLLSWEEDRQKVLTLEERCSKLEGELHKRTEIIRSLTKKVKTLESNQTECQTALQRTQLQLQEMAQKATHSSLLSEDLEARNQNLSNTLVELSAQVGQLQAREQALTTMIKLKDKDIIEAVNHIADCSGKFKLLEHALRDAKMVETCIMKEKQDCKQKLKTLKTEISKLKDLNEKTTENNEQREEIIRLKQEKSCLEDELVFTAEREKRKDELLDIAKSKQERTSAELHNLRRIYVKQQSDLQFLNFNVENSQEFIHIYNSKMEEAKALESSREMYLSDLENNHPKVDIKRERSQKSPVKDPKFETTFVQQNRTDKSSCDVCREKKPQVNTSSGEKGVISVSALFTKDLTETQKSWSLGEKLQIEPENKSTLCKFHEKSSRQNGIGVQCEERRLSETSSSSDEKQWHDVSVYLGLANSSTARRPEKLDAEGRDHARGLGASCCYRSEACLGDSGACELRCCHPSNLIIEAPGQMSDVEWMSIFKPSKLQRVVRHRSVCTCSESAAGTKYNSSTSELIAIQHSHCLGSALREDEKLVETESSFDKNSTEILSGNKDCALPSEKDDFSPTSKLQRLLAESRQMVTDLELSTLLPVGSESLNSTAKKNLDVSEESAQKNTSQ, encoded by the exons ATGCGGACAGAAACAGCCTTTCATTGCTTCGTCGTTTACCGGGTAACTGCAGGGAACCGGTTCTTTGCGGACTTGAGTGATGGAGCGCACGAGCCCCCAGGCCCCGACTTGGAAACGTCGGGAGAGCTGTGCCAGCCACGCTGCACGCGGTGTGTAGAGAGCCAGCTTCCCGCGTCGGCTCGCGCGGCCGCCGAGGTATCGCGAGATCCGGAGCGGCCCCTCGGCGACGCCGTAGGCTTGGGCGGACGCGCGCGTGCCGCTGGGCGGGCGGTTTGGGTGGGCTTGCTTGGGCTGGCCGAGGACGTGGGTTCCGGGGCGCGGATTCCGCCCCCCTCCGCCGCCGCTTCGGACAGGCGCGTCTATGGCGTTTCTAAG AACATCGGGTCGGAAGTTGAGGTTTCCACTATCGAAAGGCAACGGAAAGAGCTGCAGCTGCTCATTGGAGAACTGAAAGATCGTGATAAAGAGCTCAATGACATGGTTGCAGTACATCAGAGGCAACTTCTGTCATGGGAAGAGGATCGGCAGAAAGTGCTGACCCTGGAAGAGCGTTGCAGCAAATTAGAAG GTGAACTACATAAAAGAACTGAAATAATCAGGTCACTCACGAAGAAGGTGAAAACCCTTGAATCTAATCAGACGGAATGCCAGACAGCTCTTCAGAGGACTCAGCTGCAGCTTCAGGAAATGGCGCAGAAGGCAACgcactcctctctcctctctgaggaCCTTGAG GCTAGAAATCAGAATCTCAGCAATACATTAGTGGAACTTTCTGCGCAGGTAGGACAATTGCAAGCTCGAGAGCAGGCTCTGACGACAATGATAAAACTAAAG gacaaaGATATTATTGAGGCAGTTAACCACATTGCAGACTGCTCGGGTAAATTTAAATTGTTAGAGCATGCCTTACGCGATGCCAAGATGGTGGAGACTTGTATTATGAAAGAAAAGCAAGACTGTAAGCAGAAATTGAAGACCCTTAAGACTGAAATCAGTAAACTAAAAG AtctaaatgaaaagacaacagaaaataaCGAACAACGGGAAGAGATCATTCGCCTCAAGCAAGAGAAGAGTTGCCTGGAAGATGAATTGGTTTTTACtg cagagagagagaagaggaaagacgAATTACTTGATATTGCAAAGTCAAAGCAGGAACGCACGAGCGCGGAGCTGCACAACTTGAGACGG ATTTACGTAAAACAACAGAGTGATCTGCAGTTTCTTAATTTCAATGTGGAAAATTCTCAGGAATTCATACACATATATAACTCAAAGATGGAGGAAGCAAAGGCCCTGGAGTCCAG CAGAGAGATGTATTTATCTGACCTTGAAAATAACCACCCAAAAGTCGATATtaagagggagagaagtcagaagtcacCAGTGAAGGACCCAAAATTTGAGACCACGTTTGTTCAGCAGAATAGGACAGACAAGAGCTCTTGTGatgtgtgcagagagaagaaaccaCAAGTTAATACTTCATCTGGGGAAAAAGGTGTCATTTCTGTCTCTGCTTTGTTTACAAAAGACTTAACGGAGACACAAAAGTCTTGGTCTCTGGGAGAAAAACTCCAGATTGAACCCGAAAATAAAAGTACATTGTGCAAGTTCCATGAAAAATCCTCCAGACAGAACGGGATAGGAGTTCAGTGTGAAGAGAGGCGGCTCTCAGAGACCTCGTCCTCATCTGACGAGAAGCAGTGGCACGATGTCAGTGTTTACCTGGGCCTGGCCAACTCCTCCACTGCCAGACGGCCGGAGAAGCTGGATGCCGAAGGCCGAGATCACGCGCGGGGGTTGGGGGCCTCGTGCTGTTACAGAAGTGAGGCCTGTCTGGGTGACAGCGGTGCATGTGAGCTCCGGTGCTGCCACCCGAGTAACCTCATCATTGAGGCCCCAGGCCAGATGTCCGACGTTGAGTGGATGAGTATTTTCAAGCCTTCCAAACTGCAGAGAGTCGTCCGCCACAGGTCTGTGTGCACGTGTTCAGAAAGCGCCGCTGGGACAAAATACAACTCCTCCACCAG TGAGCTAATTGCCATCCAACATTCCCACTGTTTGGGCTCTGCCCTGAGAGAGGATGAGAAGTTGGTAGAGACAGAGTCCTCTTTTGATAAGAACTCAACTGAGATTTTGTCTGGGAACAAAGACTGTGCGTTGCCCAGTGAGAAG
- the CCDC62 gene encoding coiled-coil domain-containing protein 62 isoform X4, giving the protein MIPSATFFAGRRNIGSEVEVSTIERQRKELQLLIGELKDRDKELNDMVAVHQRQLLSWEEDRQKVLTLEERCSKLEGELHKRTEIIRSLTKKVKTLESNQTECQTALQRTQLQLQEMAQKATHSSLLSEDLEARNQNLSNTLVELSAQVGQLQAREQALTTMIKLKDKDIIEAVNHIADCSGKFKLLEHALRDAKMVETCIMKEKQDCKQKLKTLKTEISKLKEDLNEKTTENNEQREEIIRLKQEKSCLEDELVFTAEREKRKDELLDIAKSKQERTSAELHNLRRIYVKQQSDLQFLNFNVENSQEFIHIYNSKMEEAKALESSREMYLSDLENNHPKVDIKRERSQKSPVKDPKFETTFVQQNRTDKSSCDVCREKKPQVNTSSGEKGVISVSALFTKDLTETQKSWSLGEKLQIEPENKSTLCKFHEKSSRQNGIGVQCEERRLSETSSSSDEKQWHDVSVYLGLANSSTARRPEKLDAEGRDHARGLGASCCYRSEACLGDSGACELRCCHPSNLIIEAPGQMSDVEWMSIFKPSKLQRVVRHRSVCTCSESAAGTKYNSSTSELIAIQHSHCLGSALREDEKLVETESSFDKNSTEILSGNKDCALPSEKDDFSPTSKLQRLLAESRQMVTDLELSTLLPVGSESLNSTAKKNLDVSEESAQKNTSQ; this is encoded by the exons ATGATCCCTTCGGCGACCTTCTTCGCCGGGCGCCGG AACATCGGGTCGGAAGTTGAGGTTTCCACTATCGAAAGGCAACGGAAAGAGCTGCAGCTGCTCATTGGAGAACTGAAAGATCGTGATAAAGAGCTCAATGACATGGTTGCAGTACATCAGAGGCAACTTCTGTCATGGGAAGAGGATCGGCAGAAAGTGCTGACCCTGGAAGAGCGTTGCAGCAAATTAGAAG GTGAACTACATAAAAGAACTGAAATAATCAGGTCACTCACGAAGAAGGTGAAAACCCTTGAATCTAATCAGACGGAATGCCAGACAGCTCTTCAGAGGACTCAGCTGCAGCTTCAGGAAATGGCGCAGAAGGCAACgcactcctctctcctctctgaggaCCTTGAG GCTAGAAATCAGAATCTCAGCAATACATTAGTGGAACTTTCTGCGCAGGTAGGACAATTGCAAGCTCGAGAGCAGGCTCTGACGACAATGATAAAACTAAAG gacaaaGATATTATTGAGGCAGTTAACCACATTGCAGACTGCTCGGGTAAATTTAAATTGTTAGAGCATGCCTTACGCGATGCCAAGATGGTGGAGACTTGTATTATGAAAGAAAAGCAAGACTGTAAGCAGAAATTGAAGACCCTTAAGACTGAAATCAGTAAACTAAAAG AAGAtctaaatgaaaagacaacagaaaataaCGAACAACGGGAAGAGATCATTCGCCTCAAGCAAGAGAAGAGTTGCCTGGAAGATGAATTGGTTTTTACtg cagagagagagaagaggaaagacgAATTACTTGATATTGCAAAGTCAAAGCAGGAACGCACGAGCGCGGAGCTGCACAACTTGAGACGG ATTTACGTAAAACAACAGAGTGATCTGCAGTTTCTTAATTTCAATGTGGAAAATTCTCAGGAATTCATACACATATATAACTCAAAGATGGAGGAAGCAAAGGCCCTGGAGTCCAG CAGAGAGATGTATTTATCTGACCTTGAAAATAACCACCCAAAAGTCGATATtaagagggagagaagtcagaagtcacCAGTGAAGGACCCAAAATTTGAGACCACGTTTGTTCAGCAGAATAGGACAGACAAGAGCTCTTGTGatgtgtgcagagagaagaaaccaCAAGTTAATACTTCATCTGGGGAAAAAGGTGTCATTTCTGTCTCTGCTTTGTTTACAAAAGACTTAACGGAGACACAAAAGTCTTGGTCTCTGGGAGAAAAACTCCAGATTGAACCCGAAAATAAAAGTACATTGTGCAAGTTCCATGAAAAATCCTCCAGACAGAACGGGATAGGAGTTCAGTGTGAAGAGAGGCGGCTCTCAGAGACCTCGTCCTCATCTGACGAGAAGCAGTGGCACGATGTCAGTGTTTACCTGGGCCTGGCCAACTCCTCCACTGCCAGACGGCCGGAGAAGCTGGATGCCGAAGGCCGAGATCACGCGCGGGGGTTGGGGGCCTCGTGCTGTTACAGAAGTGAGGCCTGTCTGGGTGACAGCGGTGCATGTGAGCTCCGGTGCTGCCACCCGAGTAACCTCATCATTGAGGCCCCAGGCCAGATGTCCGACGTTGAGTGGATGAGTATTTTCAAGCCTTCCAAACTGCAGAGAGTCGTCCGCCACAGGTCTGTGTGCACGTGTTCAGAAAGCGCCGCTGGGACAAAATACAACTCCTCCACCAG TGAGCTAATTGCCATCCAACATTCCCACTGTTTGGGCTCTGCCCTGAGAGAGGATGAGAAGTTGGTAGAGACAGAGTCCTCTTTTGATAAGAACTCAACTGAGATTTTGTCTGGGAACAAAGACTGTGCGTTGCCCAGTGAGAAG
- the CCDC62 gene encoding coiled-coil domain-containing protein 62 isoform X5, whose protein sequence is MVAVHQRQLLSWEEDRQKVLTLEERCSKLEGELHKRTEIIRSLTKKVKTLESNQTECQTALQRTQLQLQEMAQKATHSSLLSEDLEARNQNLSNTLVELSAQVGQLQAREQALTTMIKLKDKDIIEAVNHIADCSGKFKLLEHALRDAKMVETCIMKEKQDCKQKLKTLKTEISKLKEDLNEKTTENNEQREEIIRLKQEKSCLEDELVFTAEREKRKDELLDIAKSKQERTSAELHNLRRIYVKQQSDLQFLNFNVENSQEFIHIYNSKMEEAKALESSREMYLSDLENNHPKVDIKRERSQKSPVKDPKFETTFVQQNRTDKSSCDVCREKKPQVNTSSGEKGVISVSALFTKDLTETQKSWSLGEKLQIEPENKSTLCKFHEKSSRQNGIGVQCEERRLSETSSSSDEKQWHDVSVYLGLANSSTARRPEKLDAEGRDHARGLGASCCYRSEACLGDSGACELRCCHPSNLIIEAPGQMSDVEWMSIFKPSKLQRVVRHRSVCTCSESAAGTKYNSSTSELIAIQHSHCLGSALREDEKLVETESSFDKNSTEILSGNKDCALPSEKDDFSPTSKLQRLLAESRQMVTDLELSTLLPVGSESLNSTAKKNLDVSEESAQKNTSQ, encoded by the exons ATGGTTGCAGTACATCAGAGGCAACTTCTGTCATGGGAAGAGGATCGGCAGAAAGTGCTGACCCTGGAAGAGCGTTGCAGCAAATTAGAAG GTGAACTACATAAAAGAACTGAAATAATCAGGTCACTCACGAAGAAGGTGAAAACCCTTGAATCTAATCAGACGGAATGCCAGACAGCTCTTCAGAGGACTCAGCTGCAGCTTCAGGAAATGGCGCAGAAGGCAACgcactcctctctcctctctgaggaCCTTGAG GCTAGAAATCAGAATCTCAGCAATACATTAGTGGAACTTTCTGCGCAGGTAGGACAATTGCAAGCTCGAGAGCAGGCTCTGACGACAATGATAAAACTAAAG gacaaaGATATTATTGAGGCAGTTAACCACATTGCAGACTGCTCGGGTAAATTTAAATTGTTAGAGCATGCCTTACGCGATGCCAAGATGGTGGAGACTTGTATTATGAAAGAAAAGCAAGACTGTAAGCAGAAATTGAAGACCCTTAAGACTGAAATCAGTAAACTAAAAG AAGAtctaaatgaaaagacaacagaaaataaCGAACAACGGGAAGAGATCATTCGCCTCAAGCAAGAGAAGAGTTGCCTGGAAGATGAATTGGTTTTTACtg cagagagagagaagaggaaagacgAATTACTTGATATTGCAAAGTCAAAGCAGGAACGCACGAGCGCGGAGCTGCACAACTTGAGACGG ATTTACGTAAAACAACAGAGTGATCTGCAGTTTCTTAATTTCAATGTGGAAAATTCTCAGGAATTCATACACATATATAACTCAAAGATGGAGGAAGCAAAGGCCCTGGAGTCCAG CAGAGAGATGTATTTATCTGACCTTGAAAATAACCACCCAAAAGTCGATATtaagagggagagaagtcagaagtcacCAGTGAAGGACCCAAAATTTGAGACCACGTTTGTTCAGCAGAATAGGACAGACAAGAGCTCTTGTGatgtgtgcagagagaagaaaccaCAAGTTAATACTTCATCTGGGGAAAAAGGTGTCATTTCTGTCTCTGCTTTGTTTACAAAAGACTTAACGGAGACACAAAAGTCTTGGTCTCTGGGAGAAAAACTCCAGATTGAACCCGAAAATAAAAGTACATTGTGCAAGTTCCATGAAAAATCCTCCAGACAGAACGGGATAGGAGTTCAGTGTGAAGAGAGGCGGCTCTCAGAGACCTCGTCCTCATCTGACGAGAAGCAGTGGCACGATGTCAGTGTTTACCTGGGCCTGGCCAACTCCTCCACTGCCAGACGGCCGGAGAAGCTGGATGCCGAAGGCCGAGATCACGCGCGGGGGTTGGGGGCCTCGTGCTGTTACAGAAGTGAGGCCTGTCTGGGTGACAGCGGTGCATGTGAGCTCCGGTGCTGCCACCCGAGTAACCTCATCATTGAGGCCCCAGGCCAGATGTCCGACGTTGAGTGGATGAGTATTTTCAAGCCTTCCAAACTGCAGAGAGTCGTCCGCCACAGGTCTGTGTGCACGTGTTCAGAAAGCGCCGCTGGGACAAAATACAACTCCTCCACCAG TGAGCTAATTGCCATCCAACATTCCCACTGTTTGGGCTCTGCCCTGAGAGAGGATGAGAAGTTGGTAGAGACAGAGTCCTCTTTTGATAAGAACTCAACTGAGATTTTGTCTGGGAACAAAGACTGTGCGTTGCCCAGTGAGAAG